A DNA window from Streptomyces sp. B21-083 contains the following coding sequences:
- a CDS encoding ketosynthase chain-length factor has protein sequence MTARNTRTARTTRTTRRTSRAAITGIGVIAPNGLRADSYWKAIGEGLVVLDEITREGCGHLPLRVAGEVRGFDAAGLIEERFLVQTDRFSHFAMAAAALALDDAGIARGEPPDPYDIGVITAAGSGGGEFGQRELQKLWGQGPRYVGPYQSIAWFYAASTGQISIRGGFKGPCGVVASDEAGGLDAVAHAARAVGRGTGAVLVGGAEAPLAPYSMVCQLGYAELSTVEDPARAYRPFTKGACGFVPAEGGAMLVVEDENRARERGAAVRATVAGHAATFTGASRWERSREGLAHAIRGALDEAGCAPEEIDVVFADALGVPEADRAEALAITDALGAHGTRVPVTAPKTGIGRAYCGAPVLDIAAAVLAMEHRLIPPTPNVFDICHDLDLVMSRARPAEPRTALVLSRGLMGSNAALVVRRSDDSAR, from the coding sequence ATGACAGCTCGGAACACCCGGACAGCCCGGACAACTCGGACCACTCGGCGCACCTCGCGCGCGGCCATCACCGGGATCGGTGTGATCGCGCCCAACGGTCTGCGGGCCGACTCCTACTGGAAGGCCATCGGCGAAGGCCTCGTCGTCCTGGACGAGATCACCCGGGAGGGGTGCGGGCATCTGCCGCTCCGCGTCGCGGGTGAGGTCCGGGGCTTCGACGCCGCCGGCCTCATCGAGGAACGGTTCCTCGTCCAGACCGACCGGTTCAGCCACTTCGCCATGGCCGCCGCCGCACTCGCCCTCGACGACGCCGGGATCGCCCGGGGCGAACCCCCGGACCCGTACGACATCGGTGTGATCACCGCCGCCGGTTCCGGTGGCGGCGAGTTCGGGCAGCGCGAACTCCAGAAGCTGTGGGGCCAGGGACCCCGGTACGTCGGCCCGTACCAGTCCATCGCCTGGTTCTACGCCGCCAGCACCGGCCAGATCTCCATCCGGGGCGGCTTCAAGGGACCGTGCGGAGTGGTCGCCAGCGACGAGGCCGGCGGCTTGGACGCCGTCGCGCACGCCGCCCGGGCCGTGGGACGCGGAACCGGTGCCGTCCTCGTCGGCGGCGCCGAGGCGCCCCTCGCCCCCTACTCCATGGTCTGCCAGCTCGGATACGCCGAGCTCAGCACCGTCGAGGACCCGGCCCGCGCCTACCGCCCCTTCACCAAGGGCGCCTGCGGCTTCGTTCCCGCGGAGGGCGGCGCCATGCTCGTCGTCGAGGACGAGAACCGCGCCCGGGAGCGGGGGGCGGCCGTCCGAGCCACCGTCGCCGGCCACGCCGCCACCTTCACCGGCGCCTCCCGCTGGGAGCGGTCCAGAGAGGGGCTCGCCCACGCGATCAGGGGCGCCCTCGACGAGGCCGGCTGCGCCCCGGAGGAGATCGACGTCGTGTTCGCCGACGCCCTGGGCGTGCCGGAGGCGGACCGCGCGGAAGCGCTGGCCATCACCGACGCCCTCGGCGCGCACGGCACCAGGGTCCCCGTCACGGCGCCCAAGACCGGCATCGGGCGCGCCTACTGCGGGGCGCCCGTGCTGGACATCGCGGCCGCGGTGCTCGCCATGGAGCACCGCCTGATCCCACCCACCCCCAACGTGTTCGACATCTGCCACGACCTCGACCTGGTGATGTCCCGCGCTCGCCCCGCCGAGCCGCGCACGGCCCTGGTCCTCAGCCGGGGACTGATGGGTTCCAACGCGGCGCTGGTCGTGCGCCGCTCGGACGACTCCGCCCGATAG
- a CDS encoding SchA/CurD-like domain-containing protein — protein MTISGRISQSAFDGSRLRVILLLDLYEGAQQQFLDAYEHMRTNVASVPGHLSDQLCQSIENPSQWLITSEWESAPPFLAWVNSEEHVETVRPMHSCVRDTRSMRYSILRETTPNAPLTPESARAGMQVAARVGDGVARHALTFTVKPGSESKVAELLAGYTSPEAQVDDTTRLRRTSLFMHGNRVVRAVEVEGDLLAALRHVARQPEVRAVEEAINPYLEQDRDLSDPDSARVFFTRAALPAVHHVVAAEEAPAGLRRHALYYPAKEGRGMELARLLAHQDEAAADDPASPVYGSTVFQRDDIVVRLVDLTRELDADPMSSLGLKGPGKAAELARLLDGAAIGVEGSLETERNLNRLLSHADMMPVTDRSSARS, from the coding sequence ATGACCATCTCGGGACGCATATCGCAGTCGGCGTTCGACGGCTCCAGGCTGCGGGTGATCCTGCTGCTCGACCTGTACGAAGGAGCCCAGCAGCAGTTCCTGGACGCGTACGAACACATGCGAACCAATGTCGCGTCCGTGCCCGGTCACCTCAGTGACCAGCTCTGCCAGTCGATCGAGAACCCCTCGCAGTGGCTCATCACCAGCGAGTGGGAGAGCGCCCCGCCCTTCCTCGCCTGGGTGAACAGCGAGGAGCACGTCGAGACCGTACGGCCGATGCACAGCTGCGTCCGGGACACCCGGTCGATGCGCTACAGCATCCTGCGGGAGACGACCCCCAACGCCCCGCTCACCCCGGAGTCGGCCAGGGCCGGCATGCAGGTGGCGGCCCGCGTGGGTGACGGTGTCGCACGCCACGCCCTCACCTTCACCGTCAAGCCGGGCTCCGAGTCGAAGGTCGCCGAGCTCCTGGCCGGCTACACCTCGCCCGAGGCCCAGGTCGACGACACCACCCGGCTGCGCCGCACCTCCCTTTTCATGCACGGCAACCGGGTCGTACGGGCCGTGGAGGTCGAGGGCGATCTCCTGGCCGCGCTGCGTCACGTCGCCCGCCAGCCCGAGGTGCGGGCGGTCGAGGAGGCCATCAACCCGTACCTGGAACAGGACCGGGACCTCAGCGACCCCGACTCGGCGCGGGTCTTCTTCACCCGGGCCGCGCTCCCGGCCGTCCACCACGTGGTCGCTGCCGAGGAGGCACCCGCCGGACTGCGCCGCCACGCGCTGTACTACCCGGCGAAGGAAGGCCGCGGGATGGAGCTGGCCCGGCTGCTCGCCCACCAGGACGAGGCCGCGGCGGACGACCCGGCCAGCCCGGTGTACGGCAGCACCGTCTTCCAGCGGGATGACATCGTTGTCCGACTCGTCGACCTCACCCGTGAGCTCGACGCCGACCCGATGTCCTCCCTCGGCCTCAAGGGTCCTGGGAAGGCGGCGGAGCTGGCGCGTCTCCTCGACGGCGCGGCCATCGGCGTCGAAGGCTCCCTGGAGACGGAGCGCAACCTCAACCGCCTCCTGTCGCACGCCGACATGATGCCCGTCACCGACCGCAGCTCGGCGCGTTCCTGA
- a CDS encoding FAD-dependent oxidoreductase, which translates to MNRAEEADGKGGHHTPVLIVGGSLVGLSTSLFLSRLGVPHTLVERHSGTSIHPRGRGNNVRTMELFRVAGVERRIEEAASVLADNHGILQTPGLVGDVGEWLFKEIDPGGGLARFSPSGWCLCSQNDLEPVLLESARALGGDLRFSTELMSFEQDPDGVTAQVKSRETGEHTTIRADYLVAADGPRSPVREQLGIGQNGPGDLFHNVSVTFTSRGLADVVGDRRFIVCYLTSPDADGALLPVDNRERWVFHAPWHPEQGETLEEFTDERCREHIRRAVGVPDLDVEITGRAPWHAAERVAERYADRRVFLAGDSAHEMSPTGAFGSNTGIQDAHNLAWKLAAVLGGWAGPGLLGSYDLERRPVAEATSARASARSVEHSHPGYTPAPGAGGPGGKKGGILNVALGYRYPRGAVLGADPTVPVVPEGVRLTGEPGSRAPHLWLNRAGTRISTLDLYENSLVLLSSAGAAAGWHEAATEVARRLSLPLDSYRIGSGPDAELSPASDLDWADAHGVGTDGAVLVRPDGFVAWRSEGPSAAPEAVLREALSALLDRR; encoded by the coding sequence ATGAACCGTGCGGAAGAGGCCGACGGCAAAGGCGGCCACCACACCCCCGTCCTGATCGTCGGCGGATCCCTGGTGGGCCTGTCCACCTCCCTGTTCCTCAGTCGTCTGGGGGTGCCGCACACACTCGTGGAGCGCCACTCGGGCACCTCGATCCATCCACGGGGGCGCGGAAACAACGTGCGCACCATGGAGTTGTTCCGGGTCGCCGGGGTGGAGCGGCGCATCGAGGAGGCGGCCTCGGTCCTGGCGGACAACCACGGCATCCTGCAGACGCCCGGCCTGGTGGGCGATGTCGGCGAGTGGCTGTTCAAGGAGATCGACCCCGGCGGCGGGCTCGCCCGGTTCAGCCCCAGCGGGTGGTGCCTGTGCAGCCAGAACGACCTGGAGCCGGTGCTGCTGGAGAGCGCGCGGGCGCTGGGCGGGGATCTACGGTTCTCGACCGAGCTGATGTCCTTCGAGCAGGACCCCGACGGGGTGACCGCGCAGGTCAAGAGCCGGGAGACGGGTGAGCACACCACCATCCGGGCGGACTACCTCGTCGCGGCGGACGGTCCCCGCAGCCCCGTCCGGGAGCAGTTGGGCATCGGGCAGAACGGCCCCGGCGACCTGTTCCACAACGTGAGCGTCACCTTCACCTCACGCGGCCTCGCCGACGTGGTCGGCGACCGGCGCTTCATCGTCTGCTACCTGACCAGCCCGGACGCCGACGGGGCCCTGCTGCCGGTCGACAACCGGGAGCGCTGGGTGTTCCACGCGCCCTGGCACCCCGAACAGGGCGAAACACTGGAGGAGTTCACCGACGAGCGGTGCCGGGAGCACATCCGGCGTGCCGTCGGCGTACCGGACCTGGATGTGGAGATCACCGGGCGGGCCCCCTGGCACGCCGCCGAAAGGGTCGCCGAACGGTACGCGGACCGCAGGGTGTTCCTCGCGGGCGACTCGGCCCACGAGATGTCCCCCACCGGGGCGTTCGGCTCCAACACCGGTATCCAGGACGCCCACAACCTCGCCTGGAAGCTGGCGGCCGTGCTGGGCGGCTGGGCGGGTCCCGGGCTGCTGGGGTCGTACGACCTGGAGCGCCGGCCGGTCGCGGAGGCGACGAGCGCCCGTGCCTCCGCGCGGTCCGTCGAGCACAGCCACCCCGGGTACACCCCCGCTCCCGGTGCCGGCGGCCCGGGCGGCAAGAAGGGCGGCATCCTCAACGTGGCCCTCGGATACCGCTATCCGCGCGGCGCGGTCCTGGGCGCCGATCCGACGGTCCCGGTCGTGCCCGAGGGCGTACGGCTGACCGGTGAGCCCGGGAGCAGGGCTCCCCACCTGTGGCTGAACCGCGCCGGCACCCGGATCTCCACGCTCGACCTGTACGAGAACTCGCTGGTGCTCCTCAGCTCGGCGGGCGCCGCCGCCGGATGGCACGAAGCGGCGACCGAGGTCGCGCGCCGGCTGTCGTTGCCGCTCGACTCGTACCGGATCGGCAGCGGGCCCGACGCCGAGCTGTCCCCCGCGAGTGACCTGGACTGGGCGGATGCCCACGGCGTCGGCACGGACGGAGCGGTGCTGGTCCGCCCCGACGGCTTCGTCGCCTGGCGCTCGGAAGGGCCGTCGGCGGCTCCCGAGGCGGTGTTGCGGGAGGCCCTTTCGGCGCTGCTGGACCGGCGCTGA
- a CDS encoding hemolysin family protein, which yields MTEVLLLLVAILLSLACGAFVAAEFSLTTVERGELERAVERGERGAAGALKAVRNLTFQLSGAQLGITVTNLVVGMLSEPSIAALIAGPLESLGVSDSAASSLALVIGTALSTVFLMVVGELVPKNWAISAPLAVAKRVATPQRLFSAAFRPFITHLNNTANRMVRLFGIEPAEELASARGPQELAALARHSAKAGALEPDTAELFVRTLNLADLTAENVMTPRVQVVALDAQATCEDVANATRATGLSRFPVYRGNLDSVVGVAHIKDCLAVPSERRPRVSVSELMREPLLVPESLTVDRLLDRLSGKRTMAVVIDEYGGTAGVATLEDIVEEVVGEVRDEHDPHETSDLAPAGTDDEGRALYSADGAARTDQLARVGLRLPEGPYETLAGLVATELGRIPQAGDTVEVADWHLDVVDASGRRAARVLLHAPLAKEDEKEGEAK from the coding sequence ATGACCGAAGTGCTTCTCCTCCTGGTCGCGATCCTGCTTTCCCTGGCCTGTGGCGCCTTCGTCGCGGCCGAGTTCTCCCTGACCACGGTCGAGCGCGGCGAGCTGGAGCGTGCGGTGGAGCGCGGTGAGCGGGGTGCCGCGGGCGCCCTGAAGGCCGTACGGAACCTCACGTTCCAGCTGTCCGGCGCGCAGCTCGGCATCACGGTCACCAACCTCGTGGTCGGCATGCTCTCCGAGCCGTCGATCGCCGCGCTGATCGCGGGCCCGCTCGAATCGCTCGGTGTCTCGGACTCGGCGGCCTCCTCTTTGGCCCTGGTGATCGGTACGGCGCTGTCGACCGTCTTCCTGATGGTCGTCGGCGAGCTGGTGCCCAAGAACTGGGCGATCTCCGCACCGCTGGCCGTGGCCAAGCGGGTGGCGACGCCGCAGCGCCTGTTCAGTGCCGCGTTCCGGCCGTTCATCACGCACCTCAACAACACGGCGAACCGTATGGTGCGCCTCTTCGGCATCGAGCCCGCCGAGGAGCTGGCCTCCGCGCGCGGACCCCAGGAACTGGCGGCACTGGCCAGGCACTCCGCCAAGGCGGGCGCCCTGGAGCCCGACACCGCGGAACTGTTCGTACGGACCCTGAACCTGGCCGACCTCACCGCGGAGAACGTGATGACACCGCGCGTCCAGGTCGTCGCCCTCGACGCCCAGGCGACCTGCGAGGACGTGGCGAACGCGACGCGGGCGACCGGGCTGTCCCGGTTCCCCGTCTACCGCGGCAACCTCGACTCGGTCGTCGGCGTCGCGCACATCAAGGACTGCCTCGCGGTGCCTTCGGAGCGTCGCCCCCGGGTGTCCGTCTCCGAACTGATGCGCGAGCCGCTGCTCGTCCCCGAGTCACTGACCGTCGACCGGCTCCTCGACCGGCTCTCCGGCAAGCGCACGATGGCCGTCGTCATCGACGAGTACGGCGGTACGGCGGGCGTGGCCACGCTGGAGGACATCGTCGAGGAGGTCGTCGGCGAGGTACGCGACGAGCACGACCCGCACGAGACGTCCGACCTCGCCCCGGCCGGTACGGACGACGAGGGCCGCGCCCTCTACTCCGCGGACGGCGCGGCCCGCACCGACCAGCTCGCCCGCGTCGGTCTCCGGCTGCCGGAGGGCCCGTACGAGACGCTCGCGGGCCTCGTGGCGACCGAACTGGGCCGGATTCCGCAGGCCGGTGACACGGTCGAGGTCGCCGACTGGCACCTGGACGTGGTGGACGCCTCGGGCCGCAGGGCCGCGCGCGTGCTGCTGCACGCGCCACTCGCGAAGGAAGACGAAAAGGAAGGGGAGGCGAAGTGA
- a CDS encoding TcmI family type II polyketide cyclase: MHHALIVARMAPGSAPAIADLFAASDSGELPHLVGVTRRSLFQYGDVYMHFIEADQDPGPAIAKVAGHPEFRSVSDKLSAYVSAYDPQTWRSPKDAMARCFYQWERGAGS; encoded by the coding sequence ATGCATCACGCCCTGATCGTCGCCCGCATGGCACCCGGCTCGGCACCTGCGATCGCCGACCTGTTCGCCGCCTCCGACAGCGGTGAACTCCCGCACCTCGTCGGTGTCACCCGCCGCAGCCTCTTCCAGTACGGCGACGTGTACATGCACTTCATCGAGGCCGACCAGGATCCGGGGCCCGCCATCGCGAAGGTGGCCGGCCACCCCGAGTTCCGAAGCGTCAGCGACAAGCTGTCGGCGTACGTCTCCGCGTACGACCCGCAGACGTGGCGCAGCCCCAAGGACGCCATGGCGCGCTGCTTCTACCAGTGGGAGCGCGGCGCCGGCTCCTGA
- a CDS encoding phosphopantetheine-binding protein: protein MLTTQLTYDELATLIKRGAGVTVDARELERASDTPFGILGLDSLGLLGIVGELENQYGRSLPPDSERCKTPQEFLDLVNSTLKAGA, encoded by the coding sequence ATGCTCACCACCCAACTGACCTACGACGAACTGGCCACCCTCATAAAGAGGGGCGCCGGAGTCACCGTCGACGCCCGGGAACTGGAACGGGCCTCGGACACCCCCTTCGGGATCCTCGGCCTCGACTCGCTCGGCCTGCTCGGCATCGTCGGCGAACTGGAGAACCAGTACGGCCGCTCGCTGCCCCCCGACTCGGAGCGCTGCAAGACGCCCCAGGAGTTCCTCGACCTCGTCAACAGCACCCTCAAGGCTGGAGCCTGA
- a CDS encoding methyltransferase, which translates to MTTVDPAPPTPQALPAPPASMRLRELVFGAACAAAVRAAARLGVADALDDTPTTVEDLAAAVKTQPHTLRRLLRALSCQGVFAERPDGTFVHTEMSRLLREDDPHSLRYIALWCTEPWTWNVWPKLDEAVRSGRNVFEDMYDREFFAYLNEEAPESAYVFNRAMTTSSEQSARDVANLLDLSGVSSVADIGGGQGQVVASLLEKHPGMHGTLLDLPGVVENADPRLRDGGSLSARVSVVAGDCREDIPVQADVYIIKNILEWDDESTRRALANVRKAARPGARVIVIENLVDDTPSMKFTTAMDLLLLLNVGGAKHTRQSMVDRLTDAGLVIGEIRPVNAYLHAFECTVPG; encoded by the coding sequence ATGACGACCGTTGATCCGGCTCCCCCCACTCCACAGGCCCTCCCCGCTCCCCCGGCATCCATGCGGCTGAGGGAACTCGTGTTCGGGGCGGCCTGCGCCGCCGCCGTACGCGCCGCCGCCCGGCTGGGCGTCGCGGACGCCCTCGACGACACGCCCACGACCGTCGAGGACCTCGCGGCGGCGGTGAAGACCCAGCCCCACACCCTCAGGCGGCTGCTGCGCGCGCTGTCCTGCCAGGGCGTCTTCGCGGAGCGCCCCGACGGCACCTTCGTCCACACGGAGATGTCCCGGCTGCTGCGCGAGGACGACCCGCACAGCCTGCGGTACATCGCGCTGTGGTGCACCGAGCCGTGGACGTGGAACGTCTGGCCGAAGCTGGACGAGGCGGTGCGCTCCGGCCGCAACGTCTTCGAGGACATGTACGACAGGGAGTTCTTCGCGTATCTGAACGAAGAGGCCCCCGAGTCGGCGTACGTCTTCAACCGGGCCATGACGACGTCCAGCGAGCAGTCCGCGCGGGACGTCGCGAACCTGCTGGACCTGAGCGGGGTGTCCTCGGTCGCCGACATCGGCGGCGGTCAGGGACAGGTCGTGGCCAGCCTGCTGGAGAAGCACCCCGGGATGCACGGCACGCTGCTCGACCTGCCCGGAGTGGTGGAGAACGCCGACCCGCGGCTGCGCGACGGAGGTTCGCTGTCCGCGCGGGTGAGCGTCGTGGCCGGGGACTGCCGGGAGGACATCCCCGTGCAGGCGGACGTCTACATCATCAAGAACATCCTGGAGTGGGACGACGAGAGCACCCGCCGGGCGCTGGCGAACGTCCGCAAGGCGGCGCGGCCCGGTGCCCGGGTCATCGTGATCGAGAACCTCGTGGACGACACTCCGTCGATGAAGTTCACGACCGCCATGGACCTGCTGCTGCTCCTCAATGTCGGCGGTGCGAAGCACACCCGACAGAGCATGGTCGACCGGCTGACGGACGCGGGCCTGGTCATCGGTGAGATCCGCCCGGTCAACGCGTATCTGCACGCCTTCGAGTGCACTGTCCCCGGCTGA
- a CDS encoding cupin domain-containing protein produces the protein MNKQHPCIVDLSETEPNRRRGGDLRAMLTPATVGSTSGFMGLAIVQPGERIGEHYHPYSEEFVYVVAGALEVDLNGETHALRPDQGLLIPIDVRHRFRNVGDVEARMVFHLGPLAPRPSLGHVDTEVTETAVPGTEFAVGGPDRLAPDHGQRSERSEAIR, from the coding sequence ATGAACAAGCAGCACCCATGCATCGTGGACCTGAGCGAGACAGAACCCAACCGCAGACGCGGCGGCGACCTGCGGGCCATGCTCACGCCCGCCACGGTGGGTTCCACCAGCGGCTTCATGGGCCTGGCGATCGTCCAGCCCGGCGAGCGCATCGGCGAGCACTACCACCCGTACTCCGAGGAGTTCGTGTACGTCGTCGCGGGCGCCCTCGAAGTGGACCTGAACGGCGAGACACACGCCCTCAGGCCCGACCAGGGTCTCCTGATCCCGATCGACGTACGCCACCGCTTCCGCAACGTCGGTGACGTGGAGGCCCGCATGGTCTTCCACCTGGGCCCGCTCGCCCCCCGCCCCAGCCTCGGTCACGTCGACACGGAGGTGACCGAAACGGCCGTACCCGGCACGGAGTTCGCCGTCGGCGGCCCGGACCGGCTCGCTCCGGACCACGGACAGCGGTCCGAGCGAAGCGAGGCCATACGGTGA
- a CDS encoding SRPBCC family protein codes for MAGHTENSITVDAPLDLVWDITNDIENWPRLFTEYSSLEVLSREGDTTAFRLTMYPDDNGKVWSWVSERTVDRANRTVRARRVETGPFAHMNILWEYTELPGGTQMRWTQDFAMKPDAPVDDDWMTDNINRNSRTQMALIRDRIEQVARDRQNAPLPR; via the coding sequence GTGGCCGGACACACCGAGAACAGCATCACCGTCGACGCCCCGCTCGACCTCGTCTGGGACATCACCAACGACATCGAGAACTGGCCCCGGCTCTTCACCGAGTACTCGTCCCTCGAAGTGCTCTCCCGCGAGGGCGACACGACGGCCTTCCGCCTCACCATGTACCCGGACGACAACGGCAAGGTCTGGAGCTGGGTCTCCGAACGCACCGTGGACCGCGCCAACCGGACCGTCCGGGCCCGACGGGTGGAGACGGGCCCCTTCGCCCACATGAACATCCTGTGGGAGTACACGGAGCTGCCCGGCGGCACCCAGATGCGCTGGACGCAGGACTTCGCGATGAAGCCCGACGCCCCGGTCGACGACGACTGGATGACGGACAACATCAACCGAAACTCCCGTACGCAGATGGCGCTCATCCGGGACCGGATCGAGCAGGTCGCCCGCGACCGCCAGAACGCCCCCCTGCCCCGCTGA
- a CDS encoding beta-ketoacyl-[acyl-carrier-protein] synthase family protein gives MTRRVAVTGIGVVAPGGTGATAFWDLLSGGRTATRGITLFDPAGLRSRIAAECDFDPFAHGLEPDVSRHADRYIQFAMVAAAEAVGDSGLDTGTQDPWRVAVSLGSAVGGTTRLEHDYVQVSEGGQRWDVDPRGADQQLHRAFSPSTLASVVAEQFGAQGPVQTVSTGCTSGIDAVGYAFHTIEEGRADICIAGAADSPISPITMACFDAIKATSDNNDDPEHASRPFDARRNGFVMGEGAAVLVLEEYEHARARGAHVYCEIGGYATFGNAYHMTGLTSEGLEMARAIDSTLDQARLDPTMIDYVNAHGSGTKQNDRHETAAVKRSLGAHAYDTPMSSIKSMVGHSLGAIGAIEIVACVLALKHQVVPPTANYETPDPECDLDYVPRTARQRKLRNVLSVGSGFGGFQSAVLLTGPGGRTR, from the coding sequence GTGACCCGGCGGGTGGCTGTCACCGGTATCGGTGTGGTCGCTCCCGGAGGCACCGGCGCCACGGCGTTCTGGGACCTTCTCTCCGGCGGCCGTACCGCGACCCGGGGTATCACGCTGTTCGATCCGGCGGGCCTGCGTTCGCGCATCGCCGCCGAATGCGACTTCGACCCGTTCGCACACGGCCTGGAGCCGGACGTGAGCCGGCACGCCGACCGCTACATCCAGTTCGCCATGGTCGCCGCCGCCGAAGCCGTGGGCGACTCCGGCCTCGACACCGGCACCCAGGACCCCTGGCGCGTCGCGGTCTCGCTGGGCAGCGCCGTCGGCGGCACCACCCGTCTGGAACACGACTACGTGCAGGTCAGCGAGGGCGGGCAGCGGTGGGACGTGGACCCCCGTGGCGCCGACCAGCAACTGCACCGGGCGTTCTCGCCGAGCACCCTCGCCTCGGTCGTCGCCGAGCAGTTCGGCGCACAGGGCCCGGTGCAGACCGTCTCCACCGGCTGCACCTCCGGGATCGACGCGGTCGGCTACGCCTTCCACACCATCGAGGAGGGCCGCGCCGACATCTGCATCGCCGGCGCGGCGGACTCGCCGATCTCGCCGATCACCATGGCGTGCTTCGACGCCATCAAGGCGACGTCGGACAACAACGACGACCCCGAACACGCCTCCCGGCCCTTCGACGCCCGTCGCAACGGCTTCGTGATGGGCGAGGGCGCGGCGGTACTCGTCCTGGAGGAGTACGAGCACGCCCGGGCCCGCGGTGCGCACGTGTACTGCGAGATCGGCGGCTACGCCACCTTCGGCAACGCCTACCACATGACCGGTCTGACCAGCGAGGGACTGGAGATGGCCCGGGCGATCGACTCCACGCTCGACCAGGCCCGACTCGACCCCACGATGATCGACTACGTCAACGCGCACGGCTCCGGCACCAAGCAGAACGACCGGCACGAGACCGCCGCGGTGAAGCGGTCCCTGGGCGCGCACGCCTACGACACACCCATGAGTTCCATCAAATCCATGGTGGGCCACTCACTCGGCGCGATCGGCGCGATCGAGATCGTCGCCTGCGTCCTGGCGCTCAAGCACCAGGTGGTGCCGCCGACGGCGAACTACGAGACACCCGACCCCGAGTGCGACCTGGACTACGTACCGCGCACCGCGCGTCAGCGAAAGCTCAGGAACGTGCTCTCCGTCGGCAGCGGATTCGGCGGCTTCCAGTCGGCCGTGCTGCTGACCGGGCCGGGAGGGAGAACCCGATGA
- a CDS encoding GNAT family N-acetyltransferase, with product MSDLRIRPATHADIESVLRFWREAAEGTSISDDRAGVSRLVDRDPEALLLAERDGVLSGTVIAGFDGWRCHLYRLAVHPERRRQGTGSALLAAAEERFVRLGGRRADAMVLERNENGQHAWRAAGYGPEEQWRRWVKPLTD from the coding sequence ATGAGTGATCTGCGCATCCGCCCCGCCACCCACGCGGACATCGAATCCGTGCTGCGGTTCTGGCGTGAGGCCGCCGAGGGAACCAGCATCAGCGACGACCGCGCCGGCGTGTCCCGACTCGTCGACCGGGACCCCGAGGCCCTGCTCCTCGCAGAGCGCGACGGAGTTCTGTCGGGCACGGTGATAGCCGGGTTCGACGGCTGGCGCTGCCATCTCTACCGGCTCGCGGTCCATCCGGAGCGGCGCCGGCAGGGCACCGGCTCGGCGCTGCTGGCCGCCGCCGAGGAGCGGTTCGTACGACTGGGCGGGCGGCGCGCGGACGCCATGGTGCTGGAGCGCAACGAGAACGGGCAGCATGCCTGGCGGGCGGCCGGGTACGGACCCGAGGAGCAGTGGCGTCGCTGGGTGAAACCCCTCACCGACTGA